TAATTTGACATGTTTGTAATCATTGTAAACAACTAGAATTTGACAGTAGCAATTGCAGCCAGAGGAGAGGTATTATACGTGTAACATTCGCAAAGTTTTAGAGAACACTCTAGAGACACGACCATTACACGTGTCATTACAGAAAGCTTGCCCACAGTTTGAGGCTCAGAATCAACCGTGGGGAATACAAAATTTGAACTACCGCGCTAGGGGATTTCCCGCCTGTGCCACACCCCTCCTTCCCTCGTATAACTGCAGGACACACGAGACAATCCACTCCATCAGCTTGGAAGCCATTTCCATCATCAGCCATGCCCATAGATCTAAACACTctttgagaggtcctacttgatctcaATGAATAGCCTCCGTATGAGCAAGAAGATGAAATCATGAGTCTCCAGCAAGATCAACTTTATGAAGATGAAGCCCATCTCCAAAATCAACATGGACACCTCTTACCCGATCTCAATGAAAACCCCGTGTATGAGCAAGAAGATGAAATCGCTCATCTCCAGGAAGATCAACTTTATGAAGATGAAGCCCATCTCCAAGGTCAGCCCGTACATCTTGATCACAATGAATGCCTTAGGTTTGCATGTCATTGATCTCAATGTTGTTGGTTCTGAGGGAGAACAAGAACATCATAAAGGTGATTCTTTTTCTCTTCATTGCATCTGGACAACAGTAAGACAAGCTCGGTTCGAATTACCTATTTCCAACTAAAATCAAACTTGAACTAAATATTGTGCCTCACCTCATTGCAGTAATTGGAGTAGAGGAAGAGCATCCACAGGCTGCATGTCTCAACTTTGATGGTCCACCACATCAATTTGATCTAAACTTTGCACCTTCTGAtctgcagcagcagatgcatggTAAACTAACGACCAGCTACCCTTTTCCCTTTTAATGGACTGAAAAGGCCTACAGTTATAGTCCATTCGACAAAAGATTTTTCAACTAGTTAATGTTTGTCTACCATATAAAAAATATTCTAGACCCAGATTCTTACACTCATGTTGAACCACAATTCTAAAAAAATTACACCTACAAATCTGCACCAATTAGCTCCAAAACTCACCATTTAATTCTTTTTGTAGGCATGATGGAAGACATGCATGACTATGGTGTTTACGCTGATGCTGTGGACATAGTCTTCGATGAAGAGGAGTTGGAGGGCTCGGATGTCGAAGAAGATCACCATGCAAATGAAAACAATGCACATCAGTCCAGAAATTTGACAGAAACTAAACGACAACAAATCTATGCAACATTGATTGAGAGAAGTGATCGTGGAAGACTAAAAAGGAAAGCTACAACTATAGTAGCACAAATGTTCTAGGTGAGCAGGTATAAAGTGCAGCGCATTTGGTAGCGAGCAAAACAATGTCAGTGTCCTAAGGAATTACAGTTGATGTTAGATCAAGGAAGCCTAAGAGAAGTGGCCACAAAATGTTGCAAATAGACCTATCTAAGGTTCTCAGTGTTCCAGTTGCATAGAAGAAGCACTATTCGATCTCTAGCGGAAGCCATTGGTGTCAAAAAGAGCACTCTGCATAGGTGGTTCAAGAAAGGGCTCCTACGACGTCACTCTAGCACACTAAAGCCTCTATTGACGGAACAAAACAAAAGAGACAGGCTCCAATGGTGTCTTTCCATGTTAGATCCCCGGACACTACCACATGAACCATGTTCAGGGCAATGCAAAACATCATCCACATGGGCGAGAAGTGGTTCAACACCACTTCAAAGTACACGAAGTATTATATGCTTCCAGGAGAGGACGACCCACATAGGACCGTGAAAAATAAGAATTGTATTGGCAAAGTTATGTTCTTGTCGGCATTAGGAAGACCTATATACGATGATGCAGGTAATTGCATCTTTGATGGGAAGATAGGATTGTGGCCATTTGTTAGAAAGGTACAACACCAACTTGTTTCACTTTCTTACATTAGTTTGTGCTAACACTTTTGATCCTTAATTCTTTTAATTGACACTAGGAACAAGCAAAAAGAAGAAGTCATAATAGGGGGAGAGGGACCGAAGTCACCAAGCCTATTAAGATAGATCGAACAACCATGCGGTCATACTTGATTGGTAAAGTTCTAAAAGCTATTGTTCGACGGTGGCCATGAGAACTTATAGGACAAACCATATACATTCAGCAAGTCAATGCCCCTTCACATGTTCTAGAAGATGACGAAGAATTTGCTAGGGCTTGTAGCACATATAGGGCTGGACATACGACTCATCAACCAACCTGCAAATTCTCCAGATTTGAATGTACCTAGACCTAGGATTCTTTGCTTCTCTTCAGTCCTTGACCTATGAAAGGATCTCTAGGAACTTGGATGACCTGATTCAGAATGTCAAAAATGAGTTTGATAACTATGATCCAAATACTTTTAAATAGGGTGTTCCTAACACTACAAGGGTGTATGATTGAGGTCATGAAAGATGGAGGAGGAAACATATACAAAATTCCTCACATGGACAAGACAGGTTGGAGGCGCTAGGCATACTTCCTAAAACCCTTAGTTGTGACCGACAGCTAGATGAGGATGTGGTTGCATCCTTGGGACACAATCATGAACATGCGGACCCGTATATTCCTCACGAGTATTTTGGTGATGCTATAATATAAGCAATGAGTATGTAGCTGCTGATGTAATATAAAGTCATGAGCATTTTGCTAGTGTTGTAATATAAAGTCATGACCATTTGGTACTGCTATAATTAAATGAAGTTGTAACTTTGTATGGTGCATCGCTACTATTGACTATGATGATTCTCCCAATATTAATCATATTGACAAGTTCGGTATAGTTTGCATACAGAGATACAAAGAATGTTGTACAGATTTATAAGAACAACAAATTCAATAGCTAGGATAAGTCTTACGACAGGTACCATGCCAGAGTCTTCATCCTCGGAGTCGAGCACATACAGGATGCCTTGAGCGTTGACGTGTAGGCGACCCCATCCTATACGGTGGTCGCGCACAGAGATTGAGTCTTTGGCGTCACTTTGGATCTCAACGTCGGCTAGCTTCACGACACACtccacaccatcatcatcgtcgcaTATCTTGTCGCCACCCTCATGCCGGAGGCGGctcttgatgaggacatcacttcttcaccACATACAAGCTAAGGAGATGAGGAGGTTTAGCATAgccgtccaattcatctttctcatggtggaggcccagtccaactaaaGTTAGAGCTCATCTCGGGTTcctaggaccagtctgtcttaaactggtcacccaggatgcatccggactccagtTTTCGacaatccatatatggttggaaagctaatttgataaggaagccaatgcaagtggtctcatatCAAAAGCCCTTTAGAAttaataggaatcgtcgaaacaagttagcatctagaatctaccagggtgctgcgacaccgccTTTTGGTCCGTtgaaccgtgtatcgtgtttggacccattagggggcgcgtccagggggtgacgcccaagactataTAAATAGCAgctatcgctctccttagggtttgagttttgtttagttcttgatttcttcgtgaaacagacatcgttttgctgcaactgtgccgccaaggctgcttgctgtagCCTTACAAAAGTGaataagcttgcataggcacgacatcaaaattagcataatcatggtatgatccgatagaaaaatACACACAAGTAGATTatgtttcctttatatccatcaaaccctagtccacaatatctaatttgttatacttgtctttactgttttccatcaaatccttgttgccgtgactaattttgcgcgcattgttcccgttttgtcctctaattcggagtcagttcataaaattggtctagtttttACATATGAActtggatttcgacgttccatatatcaaaatcgatcaaaaaaattttagatccgtccatccccgaTTTATCGGGGttagaaatttttattttggtcaaaaactgatcacaagatcctcttttcgtggtcataagctttttgtcgattttaagcatgtcttctgaaaattccataggccacgtcttttacttgtttaagctcatattttctgtggttacttcttttgtgctcctaagtgaagaaaaaatatcaaaaaaataaaaagaaaaagtcaaagaattccaaaaaaacaacgacagcccaaaaatagagaaaaaagagagggacaaaagttgaacaatatttagaggagcacatagagagcgtcatttgagctgtgtttgcgtgtgctgatttctgccttgttcctaatcatattcctgttgttcacatcacttgatacatctggtacttggaacatgagtaggccagcaactaagacaagtacttgggatacttattcagctttgctattcagttacgAATTTtattattccttactactatattgtgcctatccaaactccactttcttctaaccaagtataggttcgccttgcaactgttatactcaggctacaacggtatcatagtcaccgaccgattgcaccgcctgttactttggtaagaacacttgtaagaccgtggtaagacgtttgagagttgagtgccttatttttccttgtccataaCATAAGTaattggtagggataatactatttgtgttgtcttcttctttctactaaccatgttaggAAAAGCGGAAGGCAGCGGCAAAAGAAATGGGGACACATCTATAGATTTTAATGActatgtttctaagaatgagcttcgtgccattcttgatgacaagttcagtgagattcttcaacaaatcaccaacttggctaagaggattgaagatgttgaacaacgacatcctgaaccatgtcctaaagaagaagatgatgatctctctaaggaggaggatggcgatgcggaggctgaagccaaagctcaacgacatgctgaggatgcacgtaaccataatcggttgaactttaaccgacgtggtatggaaggtaataaccaaggtaataatgatcctttctctaaacctaagtttaagatacctccttttctaattctgctgatcctgaagcatatttagattgagagatggttgtagataaaaaatttagctcccatcaagtctctgaagaatatagagttagacttgctactaatgagtttactagttttgctcttttctggtggaatgatatttgcaataatgttaatgctaatgctaatgctcaaataccttaaACCTGGACTATACTTAAACGATGAATGAAATCGAGATTTATTCCTCCATACTATTAACGTGATCTACGATTAAAActacaacgtttaaatcaaggtagtaagactgttgagggatattatcaggagcttttaattggtctagcacatagtaacatacaagaggataaaatggataagtgttctagattttttggaggtttgcgtcgtaaaatacaggatgttcttgactataaagaatggactagattttctcaattatatcattatgctcttaaagctgaAAGAAAAGTATAGGGACAACAACCTAAACGTTCCACGACTCCGTccactccttcacgtccaaccgaggtgagtaaattttctgatgtgcagacaccaccagtgtCTGTAAAGAAGAGTTtttctatcacaccttcttctagtggatctgctacaccttcctctagcagctcttctaaaattATTTgccaccactgcaagggcatAGGACATATTGTtaaagaatgccctagcaaacgcgcatatattgctactgatgatggtgggtatgctagtgctagtgatgaaaagaatgaatttgcacttgcaactgatctttatgcagataaatttacgGATAGTGCGGAAGATCCTAATGAGGTAACTGATAGTGTGACATGCACTgcaaactacaaatcaatccttgttcagcgtgttttgagtgcacaagttgagccagtagacaagctacaacgccacaatttgtttcaaatgttcctcattatcAATAATTttcgtgttcgtgctataattgatggagggagcagtaaTAACTTGATAAGttttgagcttgtcaagactcttggtttatctacacgtgctcttccatattcataccatgttcagtggttcaacaatagtggtaaggcaaaggtaacacaatctattcgtgtgtatttttctatcgaatcataccatgattatgctgattttgatgtcgtgcctatgcaagcttgttcatttTTGTTAGGCCatccttggcaatatgataataatgttctatatcatggtaggcaaaatagatatacttttatatttaagggaAATACCATTGCTTTACTTCTTTTAACTCCTGCTAAAATTGTGCAATATGCAAagaaacttgctgaaaagaaaaagaaaggccatgataaagactttagcaaaccaacaaatggtccattaagtaacatgaaagaagttttatttactcttaaatcttgttgatcatgatgaaccatgttatgctttaacttatacatcgcctatatgtccacttggtcctgcttctagtgatatgcctcttgttggtactaaccttttataGGAGGAGGATGAATTCTCAGTAgagaagccaccatggcagccaccTTTGTGAATGATTGGGCGCTAAGATAAACGTCTTCTTCCggagccatcgttgctgtcatccaatggaggagacgatctacttcagtcgaggacgacttcaattcaagaaataaaggatgatgaggacatcacttcttgatcacatacaagccaaggagaggaggaggtccagtatgggcatccaattcatctttctcatggtggaggcccagtccaactgaagttggagcccatcttgggttctagggtctatcttaaactggtcacccaggacacatccagactccatttttgatgatccacatatggttagaaagctaattttataaggaagccaatgcaagtggtctcacatcaaaagcccttcggaatcaacggaaatcatcgaaacaagtcagtgtccagaatctgtcagggtgctacgacactgtcttttggtccgttggaccgtgtatcgtgtttgggcctattagggtgCGCGTCCAGGGGGTTACGTTCAAGACTATAAATAGCAACTGGcgctcttcttagggtttgagttttatttagttcttgatttcttcGTGAAATATACATCATTTTGCTACAACTATGCcatcaaggctgcttgctgtgaaccagggccccagttcttgatcttgttcgcctgtggcgattagtcctttcgaataaagacttgaactccttattgttatcataagccttatatttatttgtaatttcagattgcgttcattccgttcttgcttgtgttctcgatttgcttgcaggaaagccttctcgacgaggtcaatcgcattctcgtggttgataaccaatggagccgtggtgtaacggttgcgggggtccaaatcagtcttggttcgaagtctagatcgtgaacgtcaagtttccaccaatcgacgctattatacatttcagaagatcgggcctagtctacatcagctcCATCGGCGACGGTTCCACCGGTGACACCACGGGCACCTGCCGCCACCAGACATGCCGGAACGAGAACAAGAGCTGTAAGAGGAAGACTAGAAGAGGAACGAGGGAACCAAATCTGGAGAGATGAGGCTCGATCTGGGAAAGGTTGGGAGCTCCAGATAGAGGGCGCGTTCGGCTGGCTAGGCAGCTAGGGCTGGGCTGGCCAGCGCACTCATAGTGACACTGTTTACGTGAACAGTGTTTTTagacagaacagtatttttccctCACAATAATcaaccagaatagtatttttgtttatttttccaGTCCCGATGAATCACCTCAGAGACTGAACAGGGCCGATGGAGGAGGCTTAGGCGGAGGATGCCAAGCGGCAGAGGAAAGGAGTGGATGAGGAAAGGGCGCTTGCACGTGAGGATGAGGAAAGGTGCGGTcaatttctttgtttttttttctagtgCAGGGCTTGTGTGGCAGTGGAGGATGCGGGCATGCGGCTGCTGCTGGTGGCCTCCTGACGAAACGAGTGGAGGAGAGCGAAAGCATGTTGGGatgaatttttctttttttttatttaatgaTGAGAAGTCTCATGCCGTGGCAGCAGTTTGGCCGGTGCTGTTGGAGTGGGTCCCCTGTCCTAGGCCTGGTTTAGTAGGCTGGTAGGCTACTTTAGCGTTTTTGTGGGAAAATTTTTGAACTCGTGAATTGTGGGCGTGTTTAGTTTCAACCCCAAATTTTCTAAAAGTGCtatagtatccatcacatcgaatcttacgatatgtgtatggagcattaaatgtagacgaaaaaaaactaattgcacagtttggttgaaaattacgagacgaacgttttgagtctaattagttcataattgaacactaattgccaaataaaaatgaaagtgttacagtagcccaaattcccaaattcaCCGAACTAAACACGCGCGGGGTTAACACGACAGGGCTACACCAACAGTATATGGACCTGTAAATCACAGCAATTGTTACATTAGTACACACAGCAACCAGAGCCGGCCGGCCGCGCCCCGTCTTCTGATGGGCCTTACACGTACTGCCCTCCGTACACTCGGGATGGGCCCTACGGCCCCTCTTCGACAGTTCGACGAGACATGCCCCCCATCCTCTTTCAATGCTCTCATCACTCCCGCACGGCCCCACCGCCCAACGCCTGCTGTGCGGCGGAGACCGCCTCCGGCCTCGTGGACCCCGCCGCCCGTCGATACGACCGATGCCCGCGGCCGCGTCGCCACCCCGGCGTGTATAAAGCCCTCGCTCCGGCCAGGCCACTGTGCTCCAACTCCAACCTACCCAGCAGCGGCCAGCCACCTCCCCGTCGCTCTCACGCTCTTCGTGCCCGCCGCCTcccctctctctgtctctctctctcctcacGTCTGACGCACATGGCCTCCATCGCCGGATCTTCCGCCCTCTCCTTCGCCAGGCCCGTCAAGGTAATTATACTCAGATCCGAGGCCGCTAGCGCCACCTGCGGTTCGTTGTCCGCCCGTTGGTCTCTCCAGATCCATCTCTATGTCGGCCTGACTGCCTTCCGCGTTGCGCACGGACGGGGTTTGGGGGGTTTAATAAGGTTTCCTGTCTCTGATTCGTGCGCGTGATCTAGAGAGACCCTCGTTCCTCGGCGTGATTTGCACTCGTGGTGAACTGAAGAACTGGCGACTCACCGCTGCGAGAGCATGTGTTGGATTAACGGCTGGGTGAAGCCTTTTTTTCGTTCTATGGGGAAAGCTTACCTTTATGGGTGTCTGGCTTCGTTGAGCCGTTTCTAAAGGGGATTTGTGCAGATCTGCTTCACAAATGGGTTCCGTGGTGGGATCGCTAAGAATTTTGATGAATTTCATTTATTTATGTAACCATACGTTGGTCTTACAGTCTTAGATCATGGTATACTGCACATAATGATTGATGCCTACATCTTTGATTTTCACTATAATATTTCTAATATAATTATTTATTCCGGATGGGTGTTCAATTGAAGGGGATTAGTGTTGGGATCCTAGTGCTATGTTTCATAGCCTTGATTTTGGTCACACGACAGGTCAAATATTCATTCTTCTTCATGCTCCTTAATTAACTGTACTCCCTTGAATTGCAGGCAATCAACACAAATTCTGTAGCTTTCTCCCCAGTGAGGAAGGGTAACACATTCCTCCGCCTGCAACCAGTGCCTATGAGATCTGTTTCCTGCGCTGTGAGTTTCATACTTGACCTTACAATACACATACATTTGGCAAGTTTTTTTTTAATCATAACAATGCTAGTGAATTTCCAGAGTTACTGTTTCTGTGCATTATTAAGCTATTGATTTCCTAATCTACCGCGTCTGTGGATCTCAACTGAACTACTAGTAATCTATACTAATGGTCAGGAATCACCAAAGTTCCTTATTGTTTGAAGGGCTCCGTTTTCTTTCCTTACCTTTTGTTCTGGAAATCAAGGAAAAAATTGTTTCTACTTATACTTGCTCCTAGTGTTGTTGTAGTGCTCTTGATCTAGCAAGATACCAATACTTCCAGTGACACCTTTTTAAATGTATATTTTCTTATACTGCAAACGTAATGACATTTCAAAATATGGATTGTGACAGGCCAAGAAGGTTAcagtggacaaggtttgtgaaattGTGAAGAAGCAGCTTGCTCTTCCTGACCACACTGAAGTTTGTGGTGAATCCAAATTCTCTGAACTTGGCGCGGATTCACTGGACACGGTAAATCACAATATTTCTTGCTGATGCCATCTATATAGTCAGTTTTTAAATGATTTTGTGATGGAAATGTATGGttgttaagggggtgtttggttccatggactaaattttagtccatgtcacatcggacgttcggatgctattta
This DNA window, taken from Miscanthus floridulus cultivar M001 chromosome 13, ASM1932011v1, whole genome shotgun sequence, encodes the following:
- the LOC136501056 gene encoding acyl carrier protein 3, chloroplastic-like; this translates as MASIAGSSALSFARPVKAINTNSVAFSPVRKGNTFLRLQPVPMRSVSCAAKKVTVDKVCEIVKKQLALPDHTEVCGESKFSELGADSLDTVEIVMGLEEHFDISVEESSAQTIATVEDAADLIDKLVAGKA